Proteins encoded together in one Carya illinoinensis cultivar Pawnee chromosome 3, C.illinoinensisPawnee_v1, whole genome shotgun sequence window:
- the LOC122303146 gene encoding 40S ribosomal protein S20-2: MAYAMKPPKQQGVDEPQEQIHKIRITLSSKNVKNLEKVCADLVRGAKDKRLRVKGPVRMPTKVLHITTRKSPCGEGTNTWDRFELRVHKRVIDLFSSPDVVKQITSITIEPGVEVEVTIADS; the protein is encoded by the exons ATGGCTTACGCAATGAAGCCGCCGAAGCAGCAGGGTGTGGATGAACCCCAGGAGCAGATTCACAAGATCAGGATCACCCTCTCCTCCAAGAACGTCAAGAATCTCGAGAAAG TTTGTGCGGATTTAGTTCGTGGTGCCAAGGACAAGCGTTTGAGGGTTAAGGGACCAGTGAGAATGCCCACCAAGGTTCTGCACATTACCACCAGGAAGTCCCCTTGCGGTGAAG GCACCAACACTTGGGATAGATTTGAGCTTCGTGTCCACAAACGAGTAATTGATCTCTTCAGCTCCCCTGATGTTGTTAAGCAGATCACCTCTATCACTATTGAACCTGGTGTGGAGGTTGAGGTTACCATTGCAGATTCTTGA